One stretch of Thermoproteota archaeon DNA includes these proteins:
- a CDS encoding proteasome subunit alpha, which produces MMASRGYDMTPTMYSPDGRIYQVEYAIETVKRGTLAIGIKSKEGIIMAVEEKPRALQTSNITQKIFQVDQHIGVAAAGYIPDARVQVDNARFFSQGNKMTYDEPVEVETVAKHLADQCHQFTQYSGVRPYGVALIIAGVDQKGQSIYVTDPSGTFVPYAAVAIGASADEVTDFLEKTYNDGLSLEDAAALAVAAISIKSEKKDGVKNIKMAKITTEKKVLEKITESEIEKYQQIASQKFKV; this is translated from the coding sequence ATGATGGCATCACGCGGTTATGATATGACGCCTACAATGTATTCTCCAGATGGTAGAATTTACCAAGTAGAATATGCCATTGAGACAGTCAAGCGTGGAACCCTAGCAATTGGGATTAAATCCAAAGAGGGTATCATCATGGCAGTTGAGGAAAAACCACGTGCATTACAGACATCAAATATTACTCAAAAAATATTCCAAGTCGACCAGCATATCGGCGTGGCCGCAGCAGGATACATTCCAGATGCTCGAGTTCAAGTAGATAATGCAAGATTCTTCTCACAAGGAAACAAGATGACCTATGATGAACCAGTTGAGGTAGAGACGGTTGCAAAACATCTAGCAGACCAGTGTCATCAGTTTACACAGTATTCCGGAGTCAGACCATATGGTGTTGCACTAATCATTGCAGGAGTTGACCAGAAAGGTCAATCAATCTATGTTACAGATCCTAGTGGAACTTTTGTTCCATATGCAGCAGTTGCAATTGGGGCTTCAGCTGATGAAGTAACAGACTTTTTGGAGAAAACATACAATGATGGCTTGAGTTTAGAAGATGCAGCCGCACTTGCAGTAGCTGCTATCAGCATTAAATCAGAAAAGAAAGACGGTGTAAAAAATATCAAGATGGCAAAAATCACTACTGAGAAAAAAGTTTTAGAAAAGATCACAGAGAGCGAGATTGAAAAATATCAGCAAATTGCTAGCCAAAAATTCAAAGTGTAG
- a CDS encoding GMP synthase — MSDVLAIQNTRIEGSGFLGKILSSDGFDITSINAKHEKIPDEEYSFLIVLGAPESANDDRDYLKKEQELIRRYVSKQKPVLGICLGSQLIAKAFGAKVFPGPKKEIGFYHDLIPESQTGLFSGFDNPFTVFHWHGDTFDLPSSAKRLVRSSMYQNQAFQIGTAVGLQFHLEVDDSMVNLWLDNTQEKIDKIPYIDPQKIRDDIDENITLVNDNLRKFYKNFKSEFDL; from the coding sequence ATGAGTGATGTTCTTGCAATTCAGAACACTCGTATTGAGGGCTCAGGATTCCTTGGAAAAATTCTTTCATCTGATGGGTTTGATATAACATCAATTAATGCAAAGCATGAAAAGATTCCTGATGAAGAATATTCATTTCTAATTGTTCTGGGTGCACCAGAATCTGCAAACGATGATAGAGATTATTTGAAAAAAGAACAGGAGCTGATTCGGAGATACGTTTCAAAACAAAAACCTGTCTTAGGAATATGTCTGGGTTCCCAGTTAATTGCAAAAGCATTTGGCGCGAAAGTTTTTCCTGGTCCAAAAAAAGAGATTGGATTCTATCATGACCTAATTCCAGAATCACAAACTGGACTCTTTTCTGGATTTGATAATCCGTTTACAGTATTTCACTGGCATGGTGACACATTTGATCTTCCAAGTTCTGCAAAAAGACTCGTCCGCTCCTCAATGTATCAAAATCAGGCTTTTCAGATTGGAACTGCAGTCGGTCTTCAGTTTCATCTAGAGGTTGATGACTCTATGGTGAATCTTTGGTTGGATAACACTCAAGAAAAGATTGACAAAATCCCGTACATTGATCCTCAGAAAATACGTGATGATATTGATGAAAATATCACACTTGTTAATGATAATTTAAGAAAATTCTACAAAAATTTCAAATCAGAATTTGACCTTTGA
- a CDS encoding Glu/Leu/Phe/Val dehydrogenase, translating into MANVDPFENASQQVHDACDVLGIKDKGMRDYLTMPNRLVRIKIPVKMDNGKIRVFTGFRSQHNNDRGPYKGGIRYFDPEGGVKYMEREVMALSSWMTWKCAVVDVPLGGGKGGVFVNPKKEKLSEGELERITRRFAYMLSEVIGPGKDIPAPDVYTTGKEMTQIMDTFSKLNENKYSPGVITGKPISMGGSLARNVATGLGTAYCVREAAKTIKLKLKGAKVVLQGFGNASTFAGEYLEKMGAKVIGASDSKGSIIVPNGFKVNKLIEYKKNRGSVVGFPGSKKVSTEQLLTTKCDILIPGALENQIDKKIAAKLQCKIIAEAANGPTLPEADPIIYKKKIIVVPDILANSGGVCISYLEWVQNNMGYYWSFEEVANKMEANITRGFRDTYALSKKHKIDMRRAAMVLAVGRVVEAFNQKGIWP; encoded by the coding sequence TTGGCAAATGTAGATCCATTTGAGAATGCATCACAACAAGTTCATGATGCATGTGATGTTTTGGGAATTAAAGACAAAGGAATGCGTGATTATCTTACAATGCCAAATAGATTGGTTAGAATTAAAATTCCCGTAAAGATGGATAACGGAAAGATTCGTGTATTTACTGGATTTAGAAGCCAACACAACAATGACCGTGGACCATACAAAGGAGGAATTAGATACTTTGATCCAGAAGGTGGAGTAAAGTACATGGAAAGAGAAGTCATGGCACTATCATCATGGATGACTTGGAAGTGTGCAGTAGTGGATGTTCCATTAGGTGGTGGTAAAGGCGGTGTTTTTGTTAATCCTAAAAAAGAAAAACTTAGCGAGGGTGAGCTAGAAAGAATTACCCGAAGATTTGCTTACATGTTATCTGAAGTAATAGGTCCAGGAAAAGACATTCCTGCACCAGACGTCTATACAACTGGAAAAGAGATGACGCAAATCATGGATACTTTTAGTAAATTAAATGAAAACAAATACTCTCCAGGTGTAATTACTGGCAAGCCAATCTCAATGGGTGGTTCTTTAGCCAGAAATGTTGCAACCGGTCTTGGTACTGCATATTGTGTAAGAGAAGCAGCAAAAACAATTAAACTAAAACTCAAAGGCGCCAAAGTCGTATTACAAGGATTTGGAAACGCATCAACATTTGCAGGTGAATATCTTGAGAAGATGGGCGCTAAAGTTATTGGAGCAAGCGATTCTAAAGGTTCCATAATTGTACCAAATGGTTTCAAAGTTAACAAGTTAATCGAATACAAGAAAAACAGGGGCTCTGTAGTTGGATTCCCTGGAAGCAAAAAGGTATCCACTGAGCAATTACTTACAACAAAATGTGATATCTTGATTCCTGGTGCTTTGGAGAATCAAATCGATAAAAAGATTGCAGCAAAATTACAATGTAAAATTATTGCCGAAGCTGCAAATGGTCCAACATTACCAGAAGCAGATCCAATAATTTACAAAAAGAAGATTATTGTTGTTCCAGATATTTTAGCAAACTCTGGCGGAGTATGCATATCATACCTTGAATGGGTTCAAAACAACATGGGGTACTATTGGTCATTTGAAGAAGTTGCAAACAAAATGGAGGCAAACATTACTCGAGGCTTTAGAGATACATATGCACTATCAAAGAAACATAAAATTGACATGAGAAGAGCTGCAATGGTTTTGGCAGTTGGTAGAGTAGTAGAAGCATTCAACCAAAAAGGCATCTGGCCTTAA
- a CDS encoding topoisomerase — protein sequence MQVSLQEIQDIQNFVDTLNQQTQSVVVVEGKRDELALKKIGFSGKIIQFHKFGGITRFSDHIANYDTVIMLLDGDRKGKYLTGRIIYQIQRRTRIDLSYKKKLVEITKGKIRFIEQLVCYESYLV from the coding sequence GTGCAAGTTTCATTACAAGAGATTCAAGACATCCAAAACTTTGTTGATACATTAAACCAGCAGACCCAAAGTGTAGTCGTAGTTGAAGGCAAACGTGACGAACTAGCCTTGAAAAAGATTGGGTTTTCAGGAAAGATAATTCAATTTCATAAATTTGGAGGAATTACAAGGTTTTCTGATCATATAGCAAATTATGATACAGTCATTATGCTTCTTGATGGAGATAGAAAGGGCAAATATCTTACTGGACGTATAATCTATCAGATACAAAGAAGGACTAGAATTGATTTATCGTACAAGAAAAAACTCGTAGAGATTACTAAAGGAAAGATTCGATTTATTGAACAACTAGTATGTTATGAATCGTATTTAGTATAG
- a CDS encoding methyltransferase domain-containing protein — MGLGSSYWAEVIEVLRDIIPVYDKVNSYISLGKDKEHRKRGISGRVLPGNKILDAGSGFGNMSKTASGICNEDITITLYDPLVPMLKNTGMFFQKTPDMSCGVFEHIPFQDEKFDAVLCGYSLRDAISLKIAISEIHRVLKDGGRFVIVDLGKPDELFIRLGVSFYLRAILPIVALIAGGRLGLKFGTLYGTYKRWPKNKKLEEMLREKFSKVEFEKDLMGGAIMVAAYK, encoded by the coding sequence ATGGGATTAGGCAGTAGCTACTGGGCAGAGGTAATTGAGGTACTAAGGGATATCATTCCAGTTTATGATAAAGTAAATTCATACATTTCATTGGGAAAAGACAAGGAACACAGAAAGCGAGGCATCTCTGGCAGAGTTCTTCCAGGAAACAAAATTCTTGATGCAGGTTCAGGTTTTGGAAACATGTCAAAAACTGCATCAGGGATTTGCAATGAAGATATCACAATTACACTGTATGACCCGCTAGTTCCAATGCTAAAAAACACAGGAATGTTTTTCCAAAAAACACCAGATATGTCTTGCGGAGTTTTTGAACACATTCCGTTTCAAGATGAAAAGTTTGATGCAGTACTTTGCGGTTATTCATTACGAGATGCCATAAGCTTGAAAATTGCAATCTCAGAGATTCATCGAGTGTTGAAGGACGGAGGTAGATTTGTAATAGTAGATCTTGGAAAACCTGATGAGCTATTTATCAGATTAGGAGTTTCATTTTATCTTAGAGCGATTCTGCCTATCGTTGCGCTAATTGCAGGGGGCAGACTAGGCTTGAAGTTTGGAACATTGTATGGAACATACAAGAGATGGCCCAAAAACAAAAAACTCGAAGAGATGTTAAGGGAGAAATTCTCCAAAGTAGAATTTGAGAAAGATCTTATGGGTGGGGCAATAATGGTTGCCGCATACAAATGA
- a CDS encoding acyl-CoA synthetase yields the protein MNSVKKIFDETIQTRHKVITEELSKSILKSYGIKVPGYALVTSADEAVKQAKKLGFPLVMKVVSPQILHKTDVGGVKVGIDNVADVKKTFNDMYGRLSKKKGVEVKGILLEKMVDKGVELIVGLQNDSQFGPVIMVGMGGILTEVMKDVAFRMLPITTSDAKSMLNELKGSKMLKGFRGSKPIDLNMISKALVQIGKLGVDNASHFDSIDFNPVVVYPKSYAVVDAKILLKKEIKKDAISKAKPNAEHMEQFFTPKSVALVGASATPGKIGNSILDSLVNYDFKQKVYPINPKSEEIFGQKCYPSVAAIPDPVDLVVVSVDLSVTPPVLEDCAKKGVHNVVIVSGGGKELGGERAAYEAEVARLSAKHDIRIIGPNCIGMFNAANRLDCAFQGQERMVRSKLGNVAFFSQSGTMGISMLESADSFGLSKMISFGNRSDVDEADMIWYAANDPQTKVIALYVEGFGDGRKFINTAKRVMKEKKKPIVIWKSGRTAAGAKQAASHTGSLGGSNAIIMGAFKQAGIISVDSYQDLVGVAKALAWQPAAKGNRVAMTSNGAGPMIGAIDQLEKHGLTIGKMSPALIKKMKDRFPPAVPIHNGNPADVGGGATADDYRFVIQQFMDEKNVDIAMPWFVFQDDPLEETIVDYLAEFQQKKQKPILVGCNGGPYTEKMSKLVEKHNVPVYSDLRTWVAAASALAQWGKISSS from the coding sequence ATGAATTCTGTGAAAAAAATCTTTGATGAAACAATTCAAACCCGTCACAAGGTTATCACAGAAGAACTATCAAAATCAATTCTAAAATCATATGGCATTAAAGTTCCAGGTTATGCCCTTGTAACATCTGCAGATGAAGCAGTCAAGCAAGCAAAGAAGCTAGGATTTCCTCTTGTTATGAAAGTCGTCTCCCCACAAATTCTTCATAAAACCGATGTTGGTGGAGTTAAAGTTGGAATCGATAATGTCGCTGATGTAAAAAAGACATTCAATGACATGTATGGCAGATTATCCAAGAAAAAAGGTGTTGAAGTAAAAGGTATTCTCTTAGAAAAGATGGTTGACAAAGGCGTTGAACTAATCGTTGGTTTACAAAATGACTCACAATTTGGTCCAGTAATTATGGTTGGAATGGGAGGAATATTGACTGAAGTAATGAAGGACGTTGCCTTTAGAATGCTTCCAATTACTACATCTGATGCAAAATCAATGCTAAATGAGCTAAAGGGCTCTAAAATGCTCAAAGGATTCCGTGGAAGCAAGCCAATTGATCTTAACATGATATCAAAAGCACTTGTTCAGATTGGAAAATTAGGTGTTGATAATGCATCTCACTTTGATAGCATTGACTTTAACCCTGTGGTGGTATATCCAAAATCATATGCAGTAGTTGATGCAAAAATTCTACTCAAAAAAGAGATCAAAAAAGATGCTATCTCAAAAGCAAAACCAAACGCAGAACACATGGAACAATTCTTTACACCAAAATCTGTTGCCCTAGTAGGTGCATCAGCAACTCCTGGAAAGATTGGCAACTCTATTTTAGACAGTCTAGTAAATTATGATTTCAAACAAAAAGTTTATCCAATTAATCCAAAGTCAGAAGAAATCTTTGGACAAAAATGCTATCCTTCCGTAGCTGCAATTCCAGATCCAGTTGATCTTGTTGTGGTTTCAGTTGATTTGTCAGTAACCCCACCTGTCTTAGAAGACTGTGCAAAGAAAGGAGTTCATAATGTTGTAATTGTTTCTGGTGGAGGAAAAGAATTAGGCGGAGAAAGAGCAGCATATGAGGCTGAAGTTGCAAGATTATCTGCAAAACACGATATCAGAATTATTGGTCCTAACTGCATTGGAATGTTCAATGCTGCTAATCGTCTTGACTGCGCATTCCAAGGCCAAGAAAGAATGGTTCGCTCAAAATTAGGAAATGTAGCATTCTTCTCACAGAGTGGAACAATGGGAATTAGCATGTTGGAGAGCGCTGACTCATTTGGTCTATCAAAGATGATCAGTTTTGGTAATCGTTCTGATGTTGATGAAGCAGACATGATTTGGTATGCTGCAAATGATCCTCAAACCAAAGTTATCGCATTATATGTAGAAGGATTTGGCGATGGTAGAAAATTCATCAATACTGCAAAACGTGTAATGAAAGAAAAGAAGAAACCCATTGTAATCTGGAAGAGTGGAAGGACAGCTGCAGGTGCAAAACAGGCTGCATCTCATACTGGTTCCCTTGGTGGTTCAAATGCAATTATCATGGGTGCATTCAAGCAGGCAGGAATTATTTCAGTTGATAGTTATCAGGATCTTGTCGGAGTAGCAAAGGCTTTGGCATGGCAACCTGCTGCAAAAGGAAATCGTGTGGCTATGACTAGTAATGGTGCTGGCCCGATGATTGGTGCAATTGATCAATTAGAAAAGCATGGTCTTACAATTGGAAAAATGTCTCCTGCACTAATCAAAAAGATGAAGGATCGTTTCCCACCTGCAGTACCAATTCACAATGGTAACCCCGCAGATGTTGGTGGTGGTGCCACTGCAGATGATTATCGATTTGTCATTCAACAATTCATGGATGAGAAAAATGTTGATATTGCAATGCCATGGTTTGTCTTCCAAGATGACCCACTCGAAGAAACAATCGTTGATTATCTTGCTGAATTCCAACAGAAAAAACAGAAACCAATACTAGTTGGATGCAACGGTGGTCCATACACTGAAAAAATGTCAAAACTGGTTGAGAAACATAATGTTCCAGTTTACAGCGACCTTAGAACCTGGGTAGCTGCTGCTTCTGCTTTGGCCCAATGGGGAAAAATTTCAAGTTCCTAG
- a CDS encoding ArsR family transcriptional regulator, whose product MSISQLMEFRQVIRSSELSPERKIDRQTKKLLMYLFTSTRGGFTRLRIVMMLLKQPLNTHQLSQELDLDYKAVQHHMKVLEKNNIVSKIGDKYGAMYHLSNFLEINIRALDDAIEKLERQMTFKKVYI is encoded by the coding sequence ATGAGTATTTCTCAACTGATGGAATTCCGACAAGTCATCCGATCTTCAGAACTAAGCCCTGAACGAAAGATTGATCGGCAAACAAAAAAACTCTTGATGTATCTTTTTACCAGTACCAGAGGAGGCTTTACAAGATTAAGAATTGTAATGATGCTTCTCAAGCAACCTCTTAACACACATCAACTATCGCAAGAACTTGATTTGGACTACAAGGCAGTTCAACATCACATGAAGGTTCTTGAAAAAAATAACATCGTCTCAAAAATTGGAGACAAATATGGTGCAATGTATCATCTATCTAATTTTCTAGAAATAAACATTAGAGCATTAGATGACGCAATTGAAAAATTAGAGAGACAGATGACATTCAAAAAAGTGTACATCTAA